The Vitis vinifera cultivar Pinot Noir 40024 chromosome 7, ASM3070453v1 genomic interval ACATATCATCATAACTTTATTGATCCAATTTGGTCTATCTCTTACCACCACAACTTAATCTTTAATTCAAGACTTGCAAAAAATTGATCTTCCAACATTTTTGAGATAAAAATAGCTGAGATATAGAAATAGGGATAAACACTCTTATACAAGATCTCTGCTTACACCATACTGTATATGAAAGTGaaactttgttatttttttggagtttgattatttttaaatgataattgAATATGTAAAAGATTAATGTTGCTCTCTTTTATATATTGTGATATtgagtacaaaaaaatgatatcatactccttttttaaataaaagaaaaaaagaaaaagaaaaattgtatatgAATAATTGAAcctataatttatcaattagTAACaactcatttttaaagaaaaacgaACTCACTTGTTCTTTAATAATTTATGAATCTCATTGCTATTGACCAAACTAATATTGTGTTGTGTAAATGTTTTTGAACATAGTTTAATCATAGTTaagttttatttacaaaatatttaatcatttaagtTCTCAATCATATTTGTGCACCTAAAATATAATTTGGGTAAGTTTCATTTACACAAAAAGCTTAACCCAAATTAAGTTGTAGTTAAGTTTAAATCatatagaaataaattataattaagttgtTAGTTGTAATAATCACTTCAACTATCTTAtggttttatttataaagaactTGATTGAGATTATTCAAAATGTGCATGTTGACTTAATTATGATTAAGTTTACCAAACATGTCATAATTTTTCATGGATAAGGTTCATTgtgtattattatttgattgtgtcgtataaataaaatttttcaattaattatttactcctgttaattattttattttttcaactttttataattaacaAGGGAGAGTAGTTAGTTATTTATCTCCTAACTTCATTTTTATGGTCAACAATGGTGAAGTGagcattcaaatttttttataattatagaagaaaaatagaaaaagagagagaagagaatataaaggaaaatagagGTGGTTGTTTAtatgttttgatttctttttgtgaCCAATAATTGAGATCAttgcatatgaaaaaaaaaaaaaaaaaaagacacaaaacaaaaggaaaagagaaaaatagaaaccaaaaagGCCACATGTGGCTTAGAGAATTACCAAGCAAATTCCACCCATGTCTATAAGTCACATATCCTATAATTCAAATTATGGCCTTTTTGGTCTTTTCCTCGTCCTATCGTCATTTAACttttgaaagaaaacaattttctagtgTAGAAAACAAGTTggacatattttatatagaaaatggTTAATTCAAGAAATGGATTGTCTTTGTAAAGTATTTAAAGTAAGAATCGAAAATACTTTGAAAGTTTTTTACATTATACATAAATGCACAGCCACAGCAACTTCGTAAAAGATTAATTAAgggaactattttttaaatttgagttttcaaatgcaattttatttttgaaaataattttaagaatttttctcaactatTTTTAGGGAACGTTTATCATGATCTGGTCGCTCCTTTTCCACTGGTCTTTGTGCCTTAAAATGGCTATGGAATTTGGAAGGGAAGGTAGTTGAGACCCATGTGTAAGAAATGTATGATCAATGCAACATGTAGAAATAGAGTGCAAGGCAGGTGAGACGTTTGTGTGAgaaatgaatgagaattaattgcaatctttcaaatttattgCGGCAGTACTGTTTACATCCCTTCACGCCAACACCGACTTGAAAAGTCTCCACAGGTCAGACCCAGACCCACTGACTCACAGCTCACACTCACTGAGGTTGGGGGCTAGAGCTCAAACACGCTATAGGACGACGTCGTTttgaagaaaaggaaatgacATGCAACAGTGTGGGGCCTGGGAAGCATGGAGTTGGTTGAGAGTTGGGGAGTAATAAAAGTACACCGGCCATTAGCACTTGAGGTCAAAATAGTTGAAATTTACGGCTTTGTAGCAGACAGATAAGGGACAGCGAGCGTGGTAATTCCCTATAAATACAATTAGATTGTGGATGAGCACAATCAGCAAATTAACAAGCCTTGCTCTTCTATCTTGAGTGAAACATGgggaagtttttgaaaaatgtggGTGTGTCTGTTATGGCGGTGTtgatggtgatggtggtggtgggaATAGCAGAGGGGCGCCGAATTGAGAAGGATACGTTTGGTGAGAATGGTGGCGGTGGTGGAGGTCTTGGAGGAGGGGGAGGATTTGGAGGTGGTGCAGGAGGAGGTGGGGGTGTTGGAGGTGGTGCGGGCGGAGGATTTGGTGGTGGTAAGGGTGGCGGAGTAGGAATAGGAGGTGGCaaaggaggaggtggtggtgctGGTGGCGGTGCAGGTGGCGGCCTTGGAGGTGGTGTAGGTGGAGGTGGTGGTGCTGGTGGAGGTGCAGGTGGTGGCTTTGGAGGTGGCAAAGGAGGCGGTGTAGGTGGAGGTGTTGGTGGGGGTGGTGGTGCTGGTGGAGGCGCCGGTGGTGGCTTTGGAGGTGGCAAAGGAGGGGGTGTAGGTGGAGGCGTTGGTGGGGGTGCTGGTGGAGGTGTTGGTGGTGGTGCTGGTGCTGGTGGAGGCGCCGGTGGTGGCTTTGGAGGTGGCAAAGGAGGGGGCGTAGGTGGAGGTGTTGGTGGGGGTGCTGGTGGAGGTGTTGGTGGTGGTGCTGGTGCTGGTGGAGGCGCCGGTGGTGGCTTTGGAGGTGGCAAAGGAGGGGGTGTAGGTGGAGGTGTTGGTGGGGGTGCTGGTGGAGGCGCCGGTGGTGGCTTTGGAGGTGGCAAAGGAGGGGGTGCTGGTGGAGGTGTTGGTGGTGGTGCTGGTGGAGGCGCAGGGGGTGGCTTTGGAGGTGGCAAAGGAGGAGGTGTTGGTGGTGGTGTAGGGGGAGGCGCTGGTGGTGGCATTGGAGGTGGGTCCGGAGGTGGTGGAGGAATTGGAGGAGGCGCCGGTGGTGGTGCAGGAGGAGGATTTGGTGGTGGTGGGGGTGCTGGAGGTGGCgttggtggtggtggaggaaTCGGAGGAGGCGCCGGTGGAGGCATTGGCGGTGGGTTTTAGTTAAGAGGCTAGTACTACAATCATACTGTACGTGCATGGGCAGCATGAGAGTAGAAACCGTTTGCAACTTCTTGTATTATGTGGGCCAAGTATTCCCGCTCattactaaataaataaaagaattaaaaaaaaaaaaaaaaaaaagagttctaCTACTAATTTAGAATAAGCTCACACATTCACTTTcctaaaatttggaaaaaaaatttccacaTTTAGAATAATGTTTATACCATAAATACATCTCTCAATGTCACTAcctattaaagaaaattaaaatttaaaatttagaattctGAATCCACTTGAAGGGGGGATAAAAAAACCCAGCTTACATTCAACAACTAACATGAAATGTAAATTTCATTTCGAATAAAAGAGAAATCTCAGAGAAAATGACCCATACACCCCACCCCAATCTACTTGaattacattttatttatacaGAATCGTACCATTTTACATTGgagaaaaataaactaacaaTCTTGCGTAGATAACTATTAAACATGGTTATGATTATGGAGTTATGCTTAAATGTGCAATTTAGGCTTATTGATCTCATTTGGTCTAACCTTGTGCTTGACTTCGATAATTACTATCATTTGGGGCTGAAAATGAGTTTTCTccattcaaatttaatttaggtTGGGCTTGGACAAGGACTTCAACCCTAAAGTTTAACCCAGGCTTGATTGACAACAAATACAGCTCTACCCGTGATGTTGTACTTGGGCTTAAAAGACAGGCTTGAAGAAGTCATCTTTTGGGATTTACTTGGGCTGGCGTGAGGATTCGGGCCCAAGCACCTTGAAGTGTGTTGATTTGCAGGAACCTTGCAGAAAGAAAAGGAGGGAAAAAAGACTACTTGggagaaggaaaaataaaaataaaaataaaaaggatgtctggaaagaaggaaagaagGCACAACacgaaaagaagaaaaaaataataataaaaaataaaaagtaaaggaaaaaaaaatggaatcagtGAGCAAGTGGAGACGTAGAAGGAAAGCGTGGATGACAAGACTGAGATTTAAGAACGGGGAGGATGTGACAGTGGTGGGGTGAGTAACtgggatatttttctttcatagtatttttaaaaacttattcatGATATGTTTTTATTAGTAATATTTATTGCTTAATATTTagatatgaattaaaaaaatatcaatggaTTACGCAAAaatcatttagaaaaaaaaaattaggtttctaaagtgattttgaaaattttgttaaacaccTAACCTGTATTTGGTGtctgaaaataattaaaaaaataaatttccttatatttcatttcatcataaaatatattttaaattgattaaaaatttatatacatgtaaattatttaatcttcatataaaataaataagttaaaatgagtttaaaataatatataaaattaatttattaattttaaatcttttttaattttttctatttttttttacatattttccAATTATTAAAAAGGGTTTTTAGCTCATTTCAAAATCATC includes:
- the LOC100250396 gene encoding glycine-rich cell wall structural protein, with the translated sequence MGKFLKNVGVSVMAVLMVMVVVGIAEGRRIEKDTFGENGGGGGGLGGGGGFGGGAGGGGGVGGGAGGGFGGGKGGGVGIGGGKGGGGGAGGGAGGGLGGGVGGGGGAGGGAGGGFGGGKGGGVGGGVGGGGGAGGGAGGGFGGGKGGGVGGGVGGGAGGGVGGGAGAGGGAGGGFGGGKGGGVGGGVGGGAGGGAGGGFGGGKGGGVGGGVGGGAGGGAGGGFGGGKGGGAGGGVGGGAGGGAGGGFGGGKGGGVGGGVGGGAGGGIGGGSGGGGGIGGGAGGGAGGGFGGGGGAGGGVGGGGGIGGGAGGGIGGGF